The following proteins come from a genomic window of Crassostrea angulata isolate pt1a10 chromosome 1, ASM2561291v2, whole genome shotgun sequence:
- the LOC128190315 gene encoding catenin delta-1-like isoform X5, translated as MTSFNTTEDSLPWRSPHSLANSRIEDDSFVSPKMNSHLLDSCMRELEDRGTFGTDNMDFDNYAHESSYGGHDPGMYSSDPYGQSYSPHLPNGGQYYQDERSPHGSRVSLHSGGSNRNLSRMDNKLMGQGSMGSLHRVEPSQPHDNYASYSSLSRPQYDDGPPQGSPHSPGTPTRFNGYQDPPYGGGGRYSMASNDSIHRDDPYSGYDPRDGPPRSRGSYDQSPPYSSNQHLTQDPHYPGYPTDDRYGDPQGHDPYGDHMGNDRHGDPHNDSHVSDSFYRDSPDRNNMYPRNGPHHDNYADYPPEDIHDPSYTDDRYRGHPDDSGNYRESPLPRDPGSYRESPLPRDHGNYRESPLPRDPGNYRESPLPRDPGNYQESPLPREQGYGDPPEDRFHNMSLNDPQGNYPPDDSYPGNPQNPGYDQRGPDDRYGDEPQTFGDYDDQPYRKHEGLPPVHSDPFADDPFQQQQMMMQRSRTPTSLHDQYDSNPDLRYMPQDDFDPYDGRHGDYAPMMAPNMESHPEFDQSNMSGYNDHPAGQYDDRYSNDGRGTPQRGPYDEDIPRSVAALVNNPPRDQYSDGRQTPSVHGEGNSWRPPDLQEVIDYLSHPNNQVKANAAAYLQHLCFTDQDIKVKTRGLDGIPPLVELLHSDYPEVQKNACGALKNLSYGRGPAGTDNKKAIANAGGITQLIRVLRKAREEEIKELVTGILWNLSSCEDLKPSIIAEGLPDIVSQVIVPYSNWNQRKMMTYEPWTTVYKNATGIIRNLSSANKDNEQKGYDTRNKLRESTHLVKCLIYTLKISRENNDRENKIVENCMCALRNLSFRIQEVTEQDFYKKRTVTLKQRQHPDKETTGCFGGGQKKKGTTAKKGKPDLNQNAEIQLPPGAQEFMGLWQNETVTLYLDILKESSNPVTVEAAVGAIQNLTACYWKFADDARALIRREKALPSLVDLLGQDRDDIVCHSALALRNLAIDDNNKALIGKYALKPIINTLPLEKQKENVPDKTICAAVALLQEVLKNSMDFAQIFVKENGIPRLKFVKFAQGKFLKKTKDHTQRLLETLWEFKSLHQEIVISGLSEQDVKAPPAASRPPDTGLATATNTPYSTMSRGMESHGYDDATLSPGRPMNKPYHASNGGYHGMVQGHSNPAMNVEEPYSYDDRRRGEEVPMRDMGYAPLEDDRRERKTPVGGVPLFPGLQPQQQAQPQSMSHGGEPLYAQVNKNKRRDDLGPGYQVNLSDPASPPGGADSWV; from the exons GAGGGAGTTAGAAGATAGAGGCACATTTGG AACGGACAACATGGATTTTGACAATTACGCCCATGAGAGTTCATATGGGGGTCATGACCCTGGGATGTACAGCAGTGACCCCTATGGACAGAGTTACTCCCCTCACCTCCCTAACGGTGGTCAGTATTACCAGGACGAGCGGTCCCCTCATGGATCACGAGTCTCCCTCCACAGTGGCGGTAGTAACAGAAACCTGTCCAGAATG GATAACAAGCTGATGGGCCAGGGGTCGATGGGATCCCTACACAGAGTGGAGCCCTCCCAGCCCCATGACAACTACGCCTCCTACTCCTCGCTGTCTCGCCCCCAGTATGATGACGGTCCACCCCAGGGCTCACCACACAGCCCGGGCACCCCCACAAGGTTTAATGGCTATCAGGATCCGCCATACGGTGGCGGGGGGCGCTACAGTATGGCGTCCAATGATAGCATACACAGAGATGATCCTTACAGTGGTTATGATCCTAG GGATGGCCCTCCACGGAGCAGAGGCAGCTACGACCAGTCTCCCCCCTACAGCAGTAACCAGCACCTGACCCAGGACCCTCACTACCCAGGATACCCCACGGATGACCGCTACGGGGATCCCCAAGGTCACGACCCCTATGGCGATCACATGGGAAACGATCGCCATGGTGATCCCCACAATGACTCTCATGTCAGTGACTCCTTCTATAGAGATTCCCCTGACAGAAATAACATGTATCCAAGGAATGGGCCTCACCATGACAACTATGCAGACTACCCACCAGAAGACATTCATGACCCATCTTACACTGACGACAGATACAGAGGACATCCTGACGATTCAGGCAATTACAGGGAATCTCCTCTTCCTAGGGACCCTGGGAGTTACAGGGAATCCCCATTGCCAAGGGATCATGGGAATTACAGGGAATCTCCATTACCAAGGGATCCTGGAAATTACAGGGAATCTCCATTACCAAGGGATCCTGGAAATTACCAGGAATCTCCTCTCCCAAGAGAACAAGGATATGGAGATCCTCCAGAGGATAGGTTCCACAACATGTCCCTGAATGATCCCCAGGGGAACTATCCCCCGGACGACAGTTACCCTGGTAACCCACAGAACCCCGGCTATGACCAGCGTGGACCAGATGACAGGTATGGAGATGAGCCACAGACATTCGGTGATTACGACGATCAGCCGTACAGGAAACACGAGGGACTTCCTCCTGTTCACAGTGACCCATTCGCGGATGATCCATTCCAGCAGCAGCAGATGATGATGCAGAGAAGTCGCACTCCCACCTCTCTCCATGATCAATATG ATTCTAACCCTGATTTACGGTATATGCCCCAGGATGACTTTGACCCCTATGATGGTCGTCATGGTGACTATGCGCCAATGATGGCCCCAAATATGGAATCCCACCCTGAGTTTGATCAGTCAAATATGA GTGGATATAACGATCATCCAGCGGGGCAGTATGATGATCGCTACAGTAACGACGGGAGGGGGACGCCCCAGAGAGGGCCGTACGATGAGGATATCCCACGGTCAGTCGCGGCCCTGGTCAACAATCCGCCCAGAGATCAATACTCAGATGGGCGGCAGACACCCTCAGTTCACGGAGAAG GTAACAGCTGGCGACCCCCTGACCTACAGGAAGTGATTGATTACCTGAGCCACCCTAACAACCAGGTCAAGGCCAATGCTGCAGCGTACCTACAACATCTCTGTTTCACTGACCAAGATATCAAGGTCAAGACCAG GGGTCTAGATGGAATTCCTCCGCTGGTAGAACTCCTCCACAGTGACTACCCAGAGGTCCAGAAGAACGCATGTGGGGCGCTGAAGAATCTGTCGTATGGACGGGGACCAGCAGGGACCGATAACAAG AAAGCCATTGCTAATGCTGGAGGAATCACCCAGTTGATTCGAGTTTTACGTAAAGCTCGAGAGGAGGAGATCAAAGAACTTGTAACGGGGATCCTATGGAATCTCTCGTCTTGTGAG GATTTAAAACCCAGTATCATTGCTGAGGGCCTACCTGACATAGTGAGTCAAGTGATTGTACCGTATTCCAACTGGAACCAGAGGAAGATGATGACCTACGAACCCTGGACCACAGTGTACAAGAACGCAAcgggcatcatcag GAATTTAAGCTCTGCCAATAAAGACAATGAACAAAAGGGCTATGACACGAGGAACAAGTTAAGGGAGAGCACACACCTTGTGAAGTGTCTGATCTACACCCTCAAAATCTCCCGCGAAAACAATGACCGTGAAAATAAAATCGTGGAAAACTGCATGTGTGCTTTACGGAATCTCTCATTCAGAATTCAGGAAGTGACGGAACAAGACTTTTATAAGAAACGCACAGTGACCTTAAAACAGAGACAGCATCCAGATAAAG AGACTACTGGGTGCTTTGGTGGAGGTCAAAAGAAGAAAGGAACAACTGCCAAGAAAGGAAAACCTGACCTCAATCAGAA TGCTGAGATACAACTGCCTCCTGGGGCCCAGGAGTTTATGGGGCTCTGGCAGAATGAGACAGTGACACTGTACCTGGACATCTTGAAGGAGAGCTCTAATCCAGTCACAGTGGAGGCGGCAGTGGGGGCCATACAGAATCTTACTGCCTGTTACTGGAAG TTTGCTGATGATGCCAGAGCACTGATTCGCAGAGAGAAAGCTCTGCCCTCATTGGTGGATTTACTGGGCCAGGACCGGGACGATATCGTCTGTCATTCAGCCCTCGCTCTACGCAATCTGGCCATTGATGACAATAACAAGGCTTTGATAG GTAAATATGCTCTGAAGCCCATTATCAATACCTTACCTCTGGAGAAGCAGAAGGAGAACGTCCCAGACAAAACGATATGTGCTGCTGTAGCGCTGCTACAGGAAGTGCTGAAAAACAGCATGGACTTCGCTCA gatTTTTGTGAAAGAAAATGGCATTCCAAGATTGAAGTTTGTCAAATTTGCacaaggaaaatttttgaaaaaaaccaAGGATCATACTCAGAGA CTCCTGGAGACTCTTTGGGAATTCAAATCCCTTCATCAAGAAATTGTGATCAGTGGTTTGTCAGAGCAAGATGTCAAGGCCCCTCCAGCGGCCAGCAG ACCCCCTGACACCGGACTTGCCACGGCAACCAACACTCCATACAGTACCATGAGTCGCGGTATGGAGAGCCACGGATATGACGACGCCACGCTGTCTCCAGGTCGACCAATGAACAAGCCCTATCACGCCTCTAATGGGGGCTATCACggcatggttcaaggtcacagTAATCCAGCCATGAATGTGGagg AGCCCTATTCTTATGATGACAGGAGAAGG GGAGAAGAAGTTCCAATGCGAGACATGGGTTATGCCCCTTTGGAGGATGATCGACGGGAGAGGAAGACCCCTGTCGGAGGAGTCCCCCTCTTTCCAGGGCTGCAGCCT cAACAGCAAGCTCAGCCACAGTCCATGTCACACGGAGGGGAACCTTTGTATGCTCAAGTCAACAAAAACAAACGCAGGGACGACCTCGGGCCCGGGTACCAGGTGAATCTGAGTGATCCAGCCAGCCCGCCAGGGGGCGCTGACTCCTGGGTGTAG
- the LOC128190315 gene encoding catenin delta-1-like isoform X1: MPVGPYDQDSFYLNTPIHTPERTLGNESSSSLLKSVKAQEDQFKRITRELQTERRNHKQYKASPGIMTSFNTTEDSLPWRSPHSLANSRIEDDSFVSPKMNSHLLDSCMRELEDRGTFGTDNMDFDNYAHESSYGGHDPGMYSSDPYGQSYSPHLPNGGQYYQDERSPHGSRVSLHSGGSNRNLSRMDNKLMGQGSMGSLHRVEPSQPHDNYASYSSLSRPQYDDGPPQGSPHSPGTPTRFNGYQDPPYGGGGRYSMASNDSIHRDDPYSGYDPRDGPPRSRGSYDQSPPYSSNQHLTQDPHYPGYPTDDRYGDPQGHDPYGDHMGNDRHGDPHNDSHVSDSFYRDSPDRNNMYPRNGPHHDNYADYPPEDIHDPSYTDDRYRGHPDDSGNYRESPLPRDPGSYRESPLPRDHGNYRESPLPRDPGNYRESPLPRDPGNYQESPLPREQGYGDPPEDRFHNMSLNDPQGNYPPDDSYPGNPQNPGYDQRGPDDRYGDEPQTFGDYDDQPYRKHEGLPPVHSDPFADDPFQQQQMMMQRSRTPTSLHDQYDSNPDLRYMPQDDFDPYDGRHGDYAPMMAPNMESHPEFDQSNMSGYNDHPAGQYDDRYSNDGRGTPQRGPYDEDIPRSVAALVNNPPRDQYSDGRQTPSVHGEGNSWRPPDLQEVIDYLSHPNNQVKANAAAYLQHLCFTDQDIKVKTRGLDGIPPLVELLHSDYPEVQKNACGALKNLSYGRGPAGTDNKKAIANAGGITQLIRVLRKAREEEIKELVTGILWNLSSCEDLKPSIIAEGLPDIVSQVIVPYSNWNQRKMMTYEPWTTVYKNATGIIRNLSSANKDNEQKGYDTRNKLRESTHLVKCLIYTLKISRENNDRENKIVENCMCALRNLSFRIQEVTEQDFYKKRTVTLKQRQHPDKETTGCFGGGQKKKGTTAKKGKPDLNQNAEIQLPPGAQEFMGLWQNETVTLYLDILKESSNPVTVEAAVGAIQNLTACYWKFADDARALIRREKALPSLVDLLGQDRDDIVCHSALALRNLAIDDNNKALIGKYALKPIINTLPLEKQKENVPDKTICAAVALLQEVLKNSMDFAQIFVKENGIPRLKFVKFAQGKFLKKTKDHTQRLLETLWEFKSLHQEIVISGLSEQDVKAPPAASRPPDTGLATATNTPYSTMSRGMESHGYDDATLSPGRPMNKPYHASNGGYHGMVQGHSNPAMNVEEPYSYDDRRRGEEVPMRDMGYAPLEDDRRERKTPVGGVPLFPGLQPQQQAQPQSMSHGGEPLYAQVNKNKRRDDLGPGYQVNLSDPASPPGGADSWV, translated from the exons GAGGGAGTTAGAAGATAGAGGCACATTTGG AACGGACAACATGGATTTTGACAATTACGCCCATGAGAGTTCATATGGGGGTCATGACCCTGGGATGTACAGCAGTGACCCCTATGGACAGAGTTACTCCCCTCACCTCCCTAACGGTGGTCAGTATTACCAGGACGAGCGGTCCCCTCATGGATCACGAGTCTCCCTCCACAGTGGCGGTAGTAACAGAAACCTGTCCAGAATG GATAACAAGCTGATGGGCCAGGGGTCGATGGGATCCCTACACAGAGTGGAGCCCTCCCAGCCCCATGACAACTACGCCTCCTACTCCTCGCTGTCTCGCCCCCAGTATGATGACGGTCCACCCCAGGGCTCACCACACAGCCCGGGCACCCCCACAAGGTTTAATGGCTATCAGGATCCGCCATACGGTGGCGGGGGGCGCTACAGTATGGCGTCCAATGATAGCATACACAGAGATGATCCTTACAGTGGTTATGATCCTAG GGATGGCCCTCCACGGAGCAGAGGCAGCTACGACCAGTCTCCCCCCTACAGCAGTAACCAGCACCTGACCCAGGACCCTCACTACCCAGGATACCCCACGGATGACCGCTACGGGGATCCCCAAGGTCACGACCCCTATGGCGATCACATGGGAAACGATCGCCATGGTGATCCCCACAATGACTCTCATGTCAGTGACTCCTTCTATAGAGATTCCCCTGACAGAAATAACATGTATCCAAGGAATGGGCCTCACCATGACAACTATGCAGACTACCCACCAGAAGACATTCATGACCCATCTTACACTGACGACAGATACAGAGGACATCCTGACGATTCAGGCAATTACAGGGAATCTCCTCTTCCTAGGGACCCTGGGAGTTACAGGGAATCCCCATTGCCAAGGGATCATGGGAATTACAGGGAATCTCCATTACCAAGGGATCCTGGAAATTACAGGGAATCTCCATTACCAAGGGATCCTGGAAATTACCAGGAATCTCCTCTCCCAAGAGAACAAGGATATGGAGATCCTCCAGAGGATAGGTTCCACAACATGTCCCTGAATGATCCCCAGGGGAACTATCCCCCGGACGACAGTTACCCTGGTAACCCACAGAACCCCGGCTATGACCAGCGTGGACCAGATGACAGGTATGGAGATGAGCCACAGACATTCGGTGATTACGACGATCAGCCGTACAGGAAACACGAGGGACTTCCTCCTGTTCACAGTGACCCATTCGCGGATGATCCATTCCAGCAGCAGCAGATGATGATGCAGAGAAGTCGCACTCCCACCTCTCTCCATGATCAATATG ATTCTAACCCTGATTTACGGTATATGCCCCAGGATGACTTTGACCCCTATGATGGTCGTCATGGTGACTATGCGCCAATGATGGCCCCAAATATGGAATCCCACCCTGAGTTTGATCAGTCAAATATGA GTGGATATAACGATCATCCAGCGGGGCAGTATGATGATCGCTACAGTAACGACGGGAGGGGGACGCCCCAGAGAGGGCCGTACGATGAGGATATCCCACGGTCAGTCGCGGCCCTGGTCAACAATCCGCCCAGAGATCAATACTCAGATGGGCGGCAGACACCCTCAGTTCACGGAGAAG GTAACAGCTGGCGACCCCCTGACCTACAGGAAGTGATTGATTACCTGAGCCACCCTAACAACCAGGTCAAGGCCAATGCTGCAGCGTACCTACAACATCTCTGTTTCACTGACCAAGATATCAAGGTCAAGACCAG GGGTCTAGATGGAATTCCTCCGCTGGTAGAACTCCTCCACAGTGACTACCCAGAGGTCCAGAAGAACGCATGTGGGGCGCTGAAGAATCTGTCGTATGGACGGGGACCAGCAGGGACCGATAACAAG AAAGCCATTGCTAATGCTGGAGGAATCACCCAGTTGATTCGAGTTTTACGTAAAGCTCGAGAGGAGGAGATCAAAGAACTTGTAACGGGGATCCTATGGAATCTCTCGTCTTGTGAG GATTTAAAACCCAGTATCATTGCTGAGGGCCTACCTGACATAGTGAGTCAAGTGATTGTACCGTATTCCAACTGGAACCAGAGGAAGATGATGACCTACGAACCCTGGACCACAGTGTACAAGAACGCAAcgggcatcatcag GAATTTAAGCTCTGCCAATAAAGACAATGAACAAAAGGGCTATGACACGAGGAACAAGTTAAGGGAGAGCACACACCTTGTGAAGTGTCTGATCTACACCCTCAAAATCTCCCGCGAAAACAATGACCGTGAAAATAAAATCGTGGAAAACTGCATGTGTGCTTTACGGAATCTCTCATTCAGAATTCAGGAAGTGACGGAACAAGACTTTTATAAGAAACGCACAGTGACCTTAAAACAGAGACAGCATCCAGATAAAG AGACTACTGGGTGCTTTGGTGGAGGTCAAAAGAAGAAAGGAACAACTGCCAAGAAAGGAAAACCTGACCTCAATCAGAA TGCTGAGATACAACTGCCTCCTGGGGCCCAGGAGTTTATGGGGCTCTGGCAGAATGAGACAGTGACACTGTACCTGGACATCTTGAAGGAGAGCTCTAATCCAGTCACAGTGGAGGCGGCAGTGGGGGCCATACAGAATCTTACTGCCTGTTACTGGAAG TTTGCTGATGATGCCAGAGCACTGATTCGCAGAGAGAAAGCTCTGCCCTCATTGGTGGATTTACTGGGCCAGGACCGGGACGATATCGTCTGTCATTCAGCCCTCGCTCTACGCAATCTGGCCATTGATGACAATAACAAGGCTTTGATAG GTAAATATGCTCTGAAGCCCATTATCAATACCTTACCTCTGGAGAAGCAGAAGGAGAACGTCCCAGACAAAACGATATGTGCTGCTGTAGCGCTGCTACAGGAAGTGCTGAAAAACAGCATGGACTTCGCTCA gatTTTTGTGAAAGAAAATGGCATTCCAAGATTGAAGTTTGTCAAATTTGCacaaggaaaatttttgaaaaaaaccaAGGATCATACTCAGAGA CTCCTGGAGACTCTTTGGGAATTCAAATCCCTTCATCAAGAAATTGTGATCAGTGGTTTGTCAGAGCAAGATGTCAAGGCCCCTCCAGCGGCCAGCAG ACCCCCTGACACCGGACTTGCCACGGCAACCAACACTCCATACAGTACCATGAGTCGCGGTATGGAGAGCCACGGATATGACGACGCCACGCTGTCTCCAGGTCGACCAATGAACAAGCCCTATCACGCCTCTAATGGGGGCTATCACggcatggttcaaggtcacagTAATCCAGCCATGAATGTGGagg AGCCCTATTCTTATGATGACAGGAGAAGG GGAGAAGAAGTTCCAATGCGAGACATGGGTTATGCCCCTTTGGAGGATGATCGACGGGAGAGGAAGACCCCTGTCGGAGGAGTCCCCCTCTTTCCAGGGCTGCAGCCT cAACAGCAAGCTCAGCCACAGTCCATGTCACACGGAGGGGAACCTTTGTATGCTCAAGTCAACAAAAACAAACGCAGGGACGACCTCGGGCCCGGGTACCAGGTGAATCTGAGTGATCCAGCCAGCCCGCCAGGGGGCGCTGACTCCTGGGTGTAG
- the LOC128190315 gene encoding splicing regulator ARVCF-like isoform X4, whose translation MPVGPYDQDSFYLNTPIHTPERTLGNESSSSLLKSVKAQEDQFKRITRELQTERRNHKQYKASPGIMTSFNTTEDSLPWRSPHSLANSRIEDDSFVSPKMNSHLLDSCMRELEDRGTFGTDNMDFDNYAHESSYGGHDPGMYSSDPYGQSYSPHLPNGGQYYQDERSPHGSRVSLHSGGSNRNLSRMDNKLMGQGSMGSLHRVEPSQPHDNYASYSSLSRPQYDDGPPQGSPHSPGTPTRFNGYQDPPYGGGGRYSMASNDSIHRDDPYSGYDPRDGPPRSRGSYDQSPPYSSNQHLTQDPHYPGYPTDDRYGDPQGHDPYGDHMGNDRHGDPHNDSHVSDSFYRDSPDRNNMYPRNGPHHDNYADYPPEDIHDPSYTDDRYRGHPDDSGNYRESPLPRDPGSYRESPLPRDHGNYRESPLPRDPGNYRESPLPRDPGNYQESPLPREQGYGDPPEDRFHNMSLNDPQGNYPPDDSYPGNPQNPGYDQRGPDDRYGDEPQTFGDYDDQPYRKHEGLPPVHSDPFADDPFQQQQMMMQRSRTPTSLHDQYGGYNDHPAGQYDDRYSNDGRGTPQRGPYDEDIPRSVAALVNNPPRDQYSDGRQTPSVHGEGNSWRPPDLQEVIDYLSHPNNQVKANAAAYLQHLCFTDQDIKVKTRGLDGIPPLVELLHSDYPEVQKNACGALKNLSYGRGPAGTDNKKAIANAGGITQLIRVLRKAREEEIKELVTGILWNLSSCEDLKPSIIAEGLPDIVSQVIVPYSNWNQRKMMTYEPWTTVYKNATGIIRNLSSANKDNEQKGYDTRNKLRESTHLVKCLIYTLKISRENNDRENKIVENCMCALRNLSFRIQEVTEQDFYKKRTVTLKQRQHPDKETTGCFGGGQKKKGTTAKKGKPDLNQNAEIQLPPGAQEFMGLWQNETVTLYLDILKESSNPVTVEAAVGAIQNLTACYWKFADDARALIRREKALPSLVDLLGQDRDDIVCHSALALRNLAIDDNNKALIGKYALKPIINTLPLEKQKENVPDKTICAAVALLQEVLKNSMDFAQIFVKENGIPRLKFVKFAQGKFLKKTKDHTQRLLETLWEFKSLHQEIVISGLSEQDVKAPPAASRPPDTGLATATNTPYSTMSRGMESHGYDDATLSPGRPMNKPYHASNGGYHGMVQGHSNPAMNVEEPYSYDDRRRGEEVPMRDMGYAPLEDDRRERKTPVGGVPLFPGLQPQQQAQPQSMSHGGEPLYAQVNKNKRRDDLGPGYQVNLSDPASPPGGADSWV comes from the exons GAGGGAGTTAGAAGATAGAGGCACATTTGG AACGGACAACATGGATTTTGACAATTACGCCCATGAGAGTTCATATGGGGGTCATGACCCTGGGATGTACAGCAGTGACCCCTATGGACAGAGTTACTCCCCTCACCTCCCTAACGGTGGTCAGTATTACCAGGACGAGCGGTCCCCTCATGGATCACGAGTCTCCCTCCACAGTGGCGGTAGTAACAGAAACCTGTCCAGAATG GATAACAAGCTGATGGGCCAGGGGTCGATGGGATCCCTACACAGAGTGGAGCCCTCCCAGCCCCATGACAACTACGCCTCCTACTCCTCGCTGTCTCGCCCCCAGTATGATGACGGTCCACCCCAGGGCTCACCACACAGCCCGGGCACCCCCACAAGGTTTAATGGCTATCAGGATCCGCCATACGGTGGCGGGGGGCGCTACAGTATGGCGTCCAATGATAGCATACACAGAGATGATCCTTACAGTGGTTATGATCCTAG GGATGGCCCTCCACGGAGCAGAGGCAGCTACGACCAGTCTCCCCCCTACAGCAGTAACCAGCACCTGACCCAGGACCCTCACTACCCAGGATACCCCACGGATGACCGCTACGGGGATCCCCAAGGTCACGACCCCTATGGCGATCACATGGGAAACGATCGCCATGGTGATCCCCACAATGACTCTCATGTCAGTGACTCCTTCTATAGAGATTCCCCTGACAGAAATAACATGTATCCAAGGAATGGGCCTCACCATGACAACTATGCAGACTACCCACCAGAAGACATTCATGACCCATCTTACACTGACGACAGATACAGAGGACATCCTGACGATTCAGGCAATTACAGGGAATCTCCTCTTCCTAGGGACCCTGGGAGTTACAGGGAATCCCCATTGCCAAGGGATCATGGGAATTACAGGGAATCTCCATTACCAAGGGATCCTGGAAATTACAGGGAATCTCCATTACCAAGGGATCCTGGAAATTACCAGGAATCTCCTCTCCCAAGAGAACAAGGATATGGAGATCCTCCAGAGGATAGGTTCCACAACATGTCCCTGAATGATCCCCAGGGGAACTATCCCCCGGACGACAGTTACCCTGGTAACCCACAGAACCCCGGCTATGACCAGCGTGGACCAGATGACAGGTATGGAGATGAGCCACAGACATTCGGTGATTACGACGATCAGCCGTACAGGAAACACGAGGGACTTCCTCCTGTTCACAGTGACCCATTCGCGGATGATCCATTCCAGCAGCAGCAGATGATGATGCAGAGAAGTCGCACTCCCACCTCTCTCCATGATCAATATG GTGGATATAACGATCATCCAGCGGGGCAGTATGATGATCGCTACAGTAACGACGGGAGGGGGACGCCCCAGAGAGGGCCGTACGATGAGGATATCCCACGGTCAGTCGCGGCCCTGGTCAACAATCCGCCCAGAGATCAATACTCAGATGGGCGGCAGACACCCTCAGTTCACGGAGAAG GTAACAGCTGGCGACCCCCTGACCTACAGGAAGTGATTGATTACCTGAGCCACCCTAACAACCAGGTCAAGGCCAATGCTGCAGCGTACCTACAACATCTCTGTTTCACTGACCAAGATATCAAGGTCAAGACCAG GGGTCTAGATGGAATTCCTCCGCTGGTAGAACTCCTCCACAGTGACTACCCAGAGGTCCAGAAGAACGCATGTGGGGCGCTGAAGAATCTGTCGTATGGACGGGGACCAGCAGGGACCGATAACAAG AAAGCCATTGCTAATGCTGGAGGAATCACCCAGTTGATTCGAGTTTTACGTAAAGCTCGAGAGGAGGAGATCAAAGAACTTGTAACGGGGATCCTATGGAATCTCTCGTCTTGTGAG GATTTAAAACCCAGTATCATTGCTGAGGGCCTACCTGACATAGTGAGTCAAGTGATTGTACCGTATTCCAACTGGAACCAGAGGAAGATGATGACCTACGAACCCTGGACCACAGTGTACAAGAACGCAAcgggcatcatcag GAATTTAAGCTCTGCCAATAAAGACAATGAACAAAAGGGCTATGACACGAGGAACAAGTTAAGGGAGAGCACACACCTTGTGAAGTGTCTGATCTACACCCTCAAAATCTCCCGCGAAAACAATGACCGTGAAAATAAAATCGTGGAAAACTGCATGTGTGCTTTACGGAATCTCTCATTCAGAATTCAGGAAGTGACGGAACAAGACTTTTATAAGAAACGCACAGTGACCTTAAAACAGAGACAGCATCCAGATAAAG AGACTACTGGGTGCTTTGGTGGAGGTCAAAAGAAGAAAGGAACAACTGCCAAGAAAGGAAAACCTGACCTCAATCAGAA TGCTGAGATACAACTGCCTCCTGGGGCCCAGGAGTTTATGGGGCTCTGGCAGAATGAGACAGTGACACTGTACCTGGACATCTTGAAGGAGAGCTCTAATCCAGTCACAGTGGAGGCGGCAGTGGGGGCCATACAGAATCTTACTGCCTGTTACTGGAAG TTTGCTGATGATGCCAGAGCACTGATTCGCAGAGAGAAAGCTCTGCCCTCATTGGTGGATTTACTGGGCCAGGACCGGGACGATATCGTCTGTCATTCAGCCCTCGCTCTACGCAATCTGGCCATTGATGACAATAACAAGGCTTTGATAG GTAAATATGCTCTGAAGCCCATTATCAATACCTTACCTCTGGAGAAGCAGAAGGAGAACGTCCCAGACAAAACGATATGTGCTGCTGTAGCGCTGCTACAGGAAGTGCTGAAAAACAGCATGGACTTCGCTCA gatTTTTGTGAAAGAAAATGGCATTCCAAGATTGAAGTTTGTCAAATTTGCacaaggaaaatttttgaaaaaaaccaAGGATCATACTCAGAGA CTCCTGGAGACTCTTTGGGAATTCAAATCCCTTCATCAAGAAATTGTGATCAGTGGTTTGTCAGAGCAAGATGTCAAGGCCCCTCCAGCGGCCAGCAG ACCCCCTGACACCGGACTTGCCACGGCAACCAACACTCCATACAGTACCATGAGTCGCGGTATGGAGAGCCACGGATATGACGACGCCACGCTGTCTCCAGGTCGACCAATGAACAAGCCCTATCACGCCTCTAATGGGGGCTATCACggcatggttcaaggtcacagTAATCCAGCCATGAATGTGGagg AGCCCTATTCTTATGATGACAGGAGAAGG GGAGAAGAAGTTCCAATGCGAGACATGGGTTATGCCCCTTTGGAGGATGATCGACGGGAGAGGAAGACCCCTGTCGGAGGAGTCCCCCTCTTTCCAGGGCTGCAGCCT cAACAGCAAGCTCAGCCACAGTCCATGTCACACGGAGGGGAACCTTTGTATGCTCAAGTCAACAAAAACAAACGCAGGGACGACCTCGGGCCCGGGTACCAGGTGAATCTGAGTGATCCAGCCAGCCCGCCAGGGGGCGCTGACTCCTGGGTGTAG